In the Populus trichocarpa isolate Nisqually-1 chromosome 8, P.trichocarpa_v4.1, whole genome shotgun sequence genome, CGTATTTTCATTGGCTTTCAATTTTTTGGATCTGCATCAAAActgttaatatttttgtttgtgcgGAACAGGGGCTTGGTTTCAGTATTAATTGATAACAGTTTTGTGTTGATTACACACTGACAGTTTAAGTGTGCCTATAGTTAGCTTAACGCTTCCGCTCAACCCAACCAGTCTGCTAGACATAAACggtgtttttttctcctttggCATCTCTACTGAGTACGATTTGAATGTAGGGCTTTAGTCTTGACCTATTAGGGGGATGAGTGCTTTGATTATTACAGACTGGAATTTTAAGTTGGTCgattaattaaattgttatttgttgattGTTGAGGGAACTAGGGTTTGGTTGGTTAAAGCCTGCATTTGAGATTCATCTGTAGGGGACATGTAGTGCATAATTTGAGGTTTCATTTAGGATTGATGGAAAACAGAGTGGagggagaaaaaataaaagtcaggAAGTGATTGAGCTTCCCTTTAATGCTtgctttatgattttattaaaagtgGGTAACATGGCACATTCATTGCCACACATTCTCACATCTGGAAAGCCTAGCCACTACATCAGGAGTGAAAATACTGCTGCATGTCTCCCTTAATGAGAAGTTGCAAATTTAGAATTAGtgaaaacatgataaaaaagtGATTTCGACCATCCCATCTTGCTGAGGCATAATCGCTGCATGATTTTATGTGGGTCCTATTTTTGTTCGTTGAGTTGTTTAACCTGCTTTTAAATTGCAAGTTTGATAACCATGTGTGTATCATCTTAAGCACTTTAACTCCAACAGTAGCATCTGCTACTCATCTCTCTTGGAATGCTGTGCTATCCTCATATGCCCCCAGGTATGGAATAGTAACAGCCTCATTGAACATGAGTTTTTATTTCCCTGGAAATACTGCCAACCATCCTAGTTTTTAAGCTAGTTAGTCTATCTGTTTctctatattgtttttgttagcCTAATTTTGAAAACTTCCAAGTATAATTTGCGTTCATTGACACccattgagttttgaagttggCTGTTTTAAATCAGTGCTTTTCAAAATAGTGATTTTGTGATGTTGttggtttttctctctttgaCTTTAAGTTGTCTGTTTAAGATCAgtgatattgttgttttttcagCTAGTTAGTCTATCTGTTTCTCTATATTGTTTTTGGTAGCCTGATTGAGAAAACCTCCAAGTATAATTTGTGTAGAATTCTATGAATACTCTGTCTAAAAAAGCCAAAGATAATGTAAGACAATAATTAAGGATTCCATAGAAAAGAAACCAAGGATactaatttgataaattttgatacCCATTGAGTGTTAAAAGTTGCCTGCTTAAGATcagtggttttttaaaaataatgatttcatgattttgttggtttttttctctgttttgtgGGATGAAATAGTGTTGTGAGCTCTGATGTTATTGGTTCTAACGGAGACAATACTCAGAATCTGATGCAGCAAAAGGTCTTAACATTATTATGCTGTTAGTGTAGGTAGCTACTGCCAGGAATCTTTCCTTTGTATTCACTACGTGTTGTTGTCTAGACTCTAGATGGATATCTTGCAAGCAGTTCTTCTTGGGGCATATGCATACTTTTATTCTTTACCATCATTTTTTCATTGCTTGAGGCAAGGGCgcatatcaaataaattttcattttgcagGACTTTGATATTTCAAAACATTCACCATGTCAACCTCGTATCTCCCTGCAACTACGGATTCAATTGCTCAGGCTTTAGAGGCGAAAAATCCATCTGAATCCATTTCAATCTTTTACCGCATACTAGAGAGCCCATCATCTTCTCCTGAATCCCTCAGGATTAAGGAACAGTCCATCACGAATCTCTCAGATCTTCTTAGACAGGAGAACCGGGCAGAGGAGCTTCGAAGCCTTCTGACCCAGCTGAGGCCCTTTTTTGCATTGATTCCCAAGGCAAAAACTGCAAAAATTGTTCGTGGGATAATTGATGCGGTAGCTAAAATACCAGGCACTTCTGATCTCCAGATTTCTCTGTGCAAAGAGATGGTGCAGTGGACCCGTGCTGAGAAGCGAACTTTTCTTCGGCAGCGAGTTGAAGCAAGACTGGCAGCCCTATTGATGGAAAGTAAAGAGTATTCAGAAGCATTAAACCTGCTTTCTGGCCTGATCAAGGAGGTGAGAAGATTGGATGACAAGCTTCTTCTTGTGGACATAGACTTGCTGGAGAGTAAGCTCCACTTTTCTCTAAGAAACCTCCCTAAAGCCAAGGCTGCACTAACAGCAGCAAGAACAGCAGCCAATGCAATTTATGTGCCACCAGCTCAACAGGGTACTATAGATTTGCAGAGCGGGATCCTTCATGCAGAAGAGAAGGATTACAAAACTGGTTACAGCTACTTCTTCGAGGCATTTGAAGCTTTCAATGCTCTTGAAGATCCCCGAGCGGTATTTAGCCTCAAGTATATGTTGTTGTGCAAAATAATGGTGAGCCAAGCTGATGATGTTGCAGGAATAATATCATCCAAAGCAGGGCTACAGTATGTGGGGCCTGAGCTGGATGCAATGAAAGCTGTTGCTGATGCTCATTCGAAACGCTCCTTAAAGCTCTTTGAGACTGCACTTAGGGATTTTAAAGCCCAACTAGAGGAAGATCCAATTGTTCATCGGCATCTCTCATCCCTATATGACACTTTACTAGAGCAGAACCTTTGCAGGTTGATCGAGCCATTCTCAAGGGTTGAGATTGCTCACATTGCAGATCTGATTGAACTGCCCATAGATCACGTGGAAAAGAAACTATCTCAGATGATTCTGGATAAAAAATTTGCTGGGACTTTAGACCAAGGTGCTGGATGCCTCGTCATTTTTGATGATCCAAAAACAGATGCGATCTACCCAGCTACGTTGGAGACCATTTCCAATGTTGGCAAGGTTGTTGATAGCCTCTACGTGAGGTCCGCCAAGATTATGGCTTAAGGTTCAAGATGTAGGAGGCGGCTGTTTAGCGGCTGCTTGCACCCTTCAAAAGAACTGTGTTTTGTTGCGGAAatgtgtttatcttttcttcaatTGATTTAACTTAATGTTTCGTATGGGAGTGCATT is a window encoding:
- the LOC7457878 gene encoding 26S proteasome non-ATPase regulatory subunit 11 homolog, with the translated sequence MSTSYLPATTDSIAQALEAKNPSESISIFYRILESPSSSPESLRIKEQSITNLSDLLRQENRAEELRSLLTQLRPFFALIPKAKTAKIVRGIIDAVAKIPGTSDLQISLCKEMVQWTRAEKRTFLRQRVEARLAALLMESKEYSEALNLLSGLIKEVRRLDDKLLLVDIDLLESKLHFSLRNLPKAKAALTAARTAANAIYVPPAQQGTIDLQSGILHAEEKDYKTGYSYFFEAFEAFNALEDPRAVFSLKYMLLCKIMVSQADDVAGIISSKAGLQYVGPELDAMKAVADAHSKRSLKLFETALRDFKAQLEEDPIVHRHLSSLYDTLLEQNLCRLIEPFSRVEIAHIADLIELPIDHVEKKLSQMILDKKFAGTLDQGAGCLVIFDDPKTDAIYPATLETISNVGKVVDSLYVRSAKIMA